The Candidatus Fukatsuia endosymbiont of Tuberolachnus salignus nucleotide sequence ATTTCCGTTCTCTACGTGATAAACATACACATCATTTGGTCGATAATTGGTACCAAGAGCCCACAGATTTTGGGTTAATTCTATATTATTATTTGAGGAAATTAATTCTTGTGGAGCTCTATCAGAAACAGTCGACACAGATTTAGGGAGTGCTCCACACTCCTGTAAAGCAAATATATCTACATTAGAATGATTAGAGATAACTTTTACTTCATTGGCAATTATATTTCCCCATTTACCTTCGTTATGGTTCGCTCCTTGCATATTCCACGAAGCAATTTTATAGTCAGAAAAGTGATATGGAGATAAAATATCATCATCTATACATGATGATATTTCCTGAATAAACCAATTCTTACCTTCTTTAGCTTGTCCATAGAAGAACTGACGACCGTTTATGTAAAATGGAAATTGACTATCATAATAGTGAGCCCAAAATCCATGATCTATTTCTCGTCCCATTGTACCATTAGATGACAGTTTTTGAATAAACCAGTTATTGCCCTCTTTAGCTTGCCCATATAAGAAGTGATTATCCCTTATGTAAAAATGAAATTGACTATCATAATAGTGAGCCCAAGTACCATGAGCTGTTTTACTACCCATTTTACCATTAGATGACAGTTCCTGAATAAACCAGTTATTGCCCTCTTTGGCTTGTCCATAGAAGAACTGACGACCATTTATGTAAAATGGAAATTGACATCCATAATATGTTGACCAAAATCCATGATCTATTTCTCCTCCCATTGTACCATCAGATGACAGTTCCTGAATAAACCAGTTATTACCCTCTTTGGCTTGTCCATAGAAGAACTGACGACCATTTATGTAAAATGGAAATTGACACCCATAATATGTTGACCAAAATCCATGATCTATTTCTCGTCCCATTTTACCATAAGACAGCAGTTCCTGAATAAACCAGTTATTGCCCTCTTTGGCTTGTCCATAGAAGAACTGACGACCATTTATTTTAAAAGGAAACTGACAGTTATAATAGTGGGCCCAAGTACCATGAGCTGTTTTACTACCCATTGTACCATTGGGTAACAGTTCGTGAATAAACCAACTATTATCATCTTCAGATTGTCCATAGAAGAATTGCCGACCATTTATGTTGAAAGGAAATTGACAACCATAATATTTTGACCAAAATCCATGATCTATTTCGTTGTTCATGTTTGCTTTTTTATTAACCATATAATAAAACTCCAAATAATATTAATAGATTATGCTATGCGTGGAAGTGCAGTACTGATACTTCTTGAACTTAGTTGACTTAGTATCGCTCGCATACGTTGCTCTCTGGCTAAAATCACCACTTTTTCTGCTTTCGCTCTGTCAGCATTACCTCGACGATTTATGCTCCACGCTTCCTCCCCACATTTGGGCGCCCTTATGCAGTTGCGCTTCACTTCATTTGCCGTGATCAGCTTATGGCGGGACTTTCACCCACAGGAATACGCCCATGCTGGACGCACAAAACAAGGGCGCTAAGTTTAAGCGGCATGGTGTTCAAGCACTCAGCCTGATTCATTTTGCATACCAATGGCAATTTTCTGCGGTTTCTCCTGTTCAGGAATATCATAAGTAAATTGCAGTGTTAATAATCCTTTATCCAGACTCGCCTGTTGAATCGTTATCCGATGCTCAAGACTGAAACTTAAGGAAAACTCACTTTTTCTAATACCCTGATGCAACCATTTGATGCCGTCTTTTTCTTCGTTAGCATCTGTTTCCTCAACCTTCGGTTTACCGCTAATGGTTAACTGGTTATTGAGCACCGAAATATCCAGTTCATCCTGCGTATAACAGGGTACGCTCACGGTCATTTCATAATGCGCTTTGTCTTTTTTCAGCAGATTATAGGCAGGCGTATCCGCAATAGGCTTTTCACCCGTTAAACGGCTAAACAGATTATCCATCTGCGTAAAACGGTCAGAAAGTAGATGATTGCTCAATGCCGGAATAAGAGAGAAAGAACGATAAGCCATAACATCCTCCTTTAACATATATCTAACATTCAATGCAAACTTATGCTCATACCATTCACATAGGGGCATTTGATACGTTTTCAAGTAGACTTGTTGCCTAATAAATAAACGAACATTTTTTAGGCATTTTTAGGGGTGCGTTTTGCATTACCTCGTGCGAAAAAATCGCTTAGAGGCCCTTCTATGACGCCCACTGTTGCTTAATAAACACTAATGTACTATTAGGCAACAAGTCTAATAAATGACAATCAGCTCGCCTTTATCTTTCCTGGCTTGCCATCCATCCTTTCCGGCTCACATTATTTGACAATCAAAATTACCTTCCAGACCATCCAGTAAACCAACGTTTGATGGATCTTTTACTTTCTTCCCAATTGTCATTTTCAGAAGGCAACTGCACGGAATATCAAAAGCCGACTGCACTGATAGTTTAAAATCCAAGGGTGCCAAAACGTACGATAACAAGATAACTAAATGAATTTATTAATTAAAAACCTTTATCTTTAGAAGGCCAGTGCCCCATTTCATTAACCCAAACCTAACCTTGTGCAGTCACCTTCTGACAGCATAATATCAGTAGTCAACTGCACCGTTTTGGATTATGC carries:
- a CDS encoding Hsp20 family protein, producing MAYRSFSLIPALSNHLLSDRFTQMDNLFSRLTGEKPIADTPAYNLLKKDKAHYEMTVSVPCYTQDELDISVLNNQLTISGKPKVEETDANEEKDGIKWLHQGIRKSEFSLSFSLEHRITIQQASLDKGLLTLQFTYDIPEQEKPQKIAIGMQNESG
- a CDS encoding endonuclease/exonuclease/phosphatase family protein, coding for MVNKKANMNNEIDHGFWSKYYGCQFPFNINGRQFFYGQSEDDNSWFIHELLPNGTMGSKTAHGTWAHYYNCQFPFKINGRQFFYGQAKEGNNWFIQELLSYGKMGREIDHGFWSTYYGCQFPFYINGRQFFYGQAKEGNNWFIQELSSDGTMGGEIDHGFWSTYYGCQFPFYINGRQFFYGQAKEGNNWFIQELSSNGKMGSKTAHGTWAHYYDSQFHFYIRDNHFLYGQAKEGNNWFIQKLSSNGTMGREIDHGFWAHYYDSQFPFYINGRQFFYGQAKEGKNWFIQEISSCIDDDILSPYHFSDYKIASWNMQGANHNEGKWGNIIANEVKVISNHSNVDIFALQECGALPKSVSTVSDRAPQELISSNNNIELTQNLWALGTNYRPNDVYVYHVENGNQYNRTSMAIVSRYKADEVFIVGPVDNATRPVIGIRRGNDYFFNIHAGAHRNNESPSVISVIENYMSRIVNDNVNATWVIMGDYNTAPDDLRLTNAPLNIERGFAIPASPTHFGGGDRILDYAITGTGIENQATLTTTVSERTLSDHIIVLFIHLFLRPTGRCRRG